In Asanoa sp. WMMD1127, one genomic interval encodes:
- a CDS encoding ester cyclase, whose translation MADNNVRDFYERYIAALNAHEFERMDEFVHEKITLQSEPATRDDVVAQLRGIADAVPDFHWETQEIAVSGDRLAARLINTGTPVKEWLGVAPTGRPITIVEFAIYTLSDGRFRHMSALHDAEELRRQLAGQGR comes from the coding sequence ATGGCCGACAACAACGTCCGCGACTTCTACGAGCGCTACATCGCGGCGCTCAACGCCCACGAGTTCGAGCGCATGGACGAGTTCGTGCACGAGAAGATCACCCTGCAGAGCGAGCCCGCCACCCGCGACGACGTCGTCGCCCAGTTGCGCGGCATCGCCGACGCCGTCCCCGACTTCCACTGGGAGACCCAGGAGATCGCCGTCAGCGGCGACCGGTTGGCCGCGCGTCTGATCAACACCGGCACGCCGGTCAAGGAGTGGCTCGGCGTCGCGCCCACCGGCCGCCCGATCACGATCGTCGAGTTCGCGATCTACACCCTCAGCGACGGCAGGTTCCGGCACATGTCCGCCCTGCACGACGCGGAAGAGCTGCGGAGGCAGCTCGCGGGACAGGGCCGTTAA
- a CDS encoding metalloregulator ArsR/SmtB family transcription factor: MDEVAGAIADGVRRQILLMLRDGPLAAGQIADRFAISRPAVSRHLRVLREAGLVRDAADGRHRVYALVTAPVTELMGWLEELTRPSAWQSRFDALETEVYRTRRERRTAAAPDRTQERTA, translated from the coding sequence GTGGACGAGGTGGCCGGGGCGATCGCGGACGGGGTGCGGCGGCAGATCCTGCTGATGCTCCGCGACGGGCCGCTCGCGGCCGGCCAGATCGCGGACCGGTTCGCGATCAGCCGGCCCGCCGTCAGCCGCCACCTCCGTGTGCTGCGCGAGGCGGGCCTGGTGCGCGACGCGGCCGACGGGCGCCACCGGGTCTACGCGCTCGTCACCGCGCCGGTCACCGAGTTGATGGGCTGGCTGGAAGAGCTGACCCGGCCGTCCGCCTGGCAGAGCCGGTTCGACGCGTTGGAGACCGAGGTTTACCGCACCCGGCGCGAGCGGCGCACGGCCGCCGCGCCCGACCGAACCCAGGAGAGGACCGCATGA
- a CDS encoding SRPBCC family protein, with protein MSPTPTGRLFGNDLVLTRTFRAPAEDVWASLTDPERTARWFGPWKGDAAPGRTVQVQLMQEDGQPWMDFRIDACEAPSRLALSAVDTHGNWELDLVLGESEGVTELRFTQHLADTAGVGEIGPGWEFYLDALVAAREGRPLPRFDDYFPSMKDHFDAQVV; from the coding sequence ATGAGCCCGACACCTACGGGACGACTGTTCGGCAACGACCTCGTGCTGACCCGCACGTTCCGCGCGCCCGCGGAAGACGTGTGGGCGAGCCTGACCGATCCCGAACGCACGGCGCGCTGGTTCGGGCCGTGGAAAGGCGACGCGGCGCCGGGACGCACGGTCCAGGTCCAGCTCATGCAGGAGGACGGCCAGCCCTGGATGGACTTCAGGATCGACGCGTGCGAGGCGCCGAGCCGGCTGGCCCTGTCGGCCGTCGACACGCACGGCAACTGGGAGCTCGACCTGGTGCTGGGGGAGAGCGAGGGCGTGACCGAACTGCGTTTCACACAGCACCTGGCCGACACCGCGGGCGTCGGCGAGATCGGACCGGGCTGGGAGTTCTATCTGGACGCGCTGGTCGCCGCGCGCGAGGGTCGCCCGCTGCCCCGGTTCGACGACTACTTCCCCTCGATGAAGGACCACTTCGACGCCCAGGTGGTCTAG
- a CDS encoding sugar transferase, with protein MVQFGAPPTGRQETGDAVPRPREPVPVESDRDRPTVVLPYVGTPTSSRTRSLRVWMMSLPVDLLAYLAPLAYTQESWKGVVAGAVATVTLFALGGLYRGRRHISFLDELPTLCGRLLAAAAMVAIVGALRHDSVSAADKLLRTIAVSALLVIVGRLVTRQIAILARRRRWVEHSAIVLGGGPVAIEVARLLRRYPEYGLRFTGFVDVASTEHVLRDSMPLIGHLDDLETLIRLVECDVVLIADIDCTDATLLRIARLPAMLDCDLWMVPRLREFHSDGGIPDHIGAIPVVRVHRSSLSGPRWWVKRASDIVAASIALVVLGPVMLLCALAVLIEGGPGIFFRQQRIGRYGKPFHLVKFRSMRPSTATEAQTTWSIADDPRVGPVGRFLRRTSLDELPQLWNILRGDMTIVGPRPERPFFVDQFSADYPDYAMRHRVPVGLTGLAQVSGLRGDTPISDRARFDNYYIENWSLWLDVKVVIRTLSEVFRARGR; from the coding sequence ATGGTTCAGTTCGGCGCTCCGCCGACCGGCCGCCAGGAGACCGGCGACGCGGTGCCGCGCCCGCGTGAGCCCGTCCCGGTCGAGTCCGATCGCGACCGTCCCACCGTCGTGCTGCCCTATGTGGGCACACCCACCTCCTCGCGCACCCGGTCGCTGCGCGTGTGGATGATGTCGCTGCCGGTCGACCTGCTGGCCTATCTCGCGCCGTTGGCATACACCCAGGAGAGCTGGAAGGGAGTGGTGGCCGGTGCGGTCGCCACGGTGACCTTGTTCGCCCTCGGCGGCCTCTACCGTGGGCGCCGGCACATCTCCTTCCTCGACGAGTTGCCCACCCTGTGCGGCCGGCTGCTCGCCGCCGCCGCGATGGTCGCGATCGTCGGAGCGCTCCGGCACGATTCGGTGTCGGCCGCCGACAAGCTTCTGCGTACGATCGCGGTCTCCGCCCTGCTGGTGATCGTCGGCCGCCTGGTCACCCGGCAGATCGCGATCCTGGCCCGGCGCCGGCGGTGGGTCGAACACAGCGCGATCGTGCTCGGCGGCGGTCCGGTGGCGATCGAAGTGGCCCGGCTGCTGCGCCGCTACCCCGAATACGGCCTGCGTTTCACGGGCTTCGTCGACGTGGCGTCCACCGAGCACGTGCTGCGCGACAGCATGCCGCTGATCGGCCACCTCGACGACCTCGAGACGCTGATCCGCCTGGTCGAGTGCGACGTGGTGCTGATCGCCGACATCGACTGCACCGACGCGACCCTGCTGCGGATCGCCCGGCTGCCGGCCATGCTCGACTGCGACCTGTGGATGGTGCCGCGCCTGCGCGAGTTCCACTCCGACGGCGGCATCCCCGACCACATCGGCGCCATCCCGGTGGTCCGGGTGCACCGGTCGTCCCTGAGCGGCCCGCGCTGGTGGGTCAAGCGCGCCTCCGACATCGTGGCCGCCTCGATCGCCCTCGTGGTCCTCGGCCCGGTGATGCTGCTGTGCGCCCTGGCCGTGCTGATCGAGGGCGGGCCGGGCATCTTCTTCCGGCAACAGCGGATCGGCCGCTACGGAAAGCCGTTCCATCTGGTCAAGTTCCGGTCGATGCGGCCGAGCACCGCTACCGAGGCACAGACGACGTGGTCGATCGCCGACGATCCACGGGTCGGTCCGGTGGGCCGGTTCCTGCGCCGCACCTCCTTGGACGAGCTGCCGCAGTTGTGGAACATCCTGCGCGGCGACATGACCATCGTCGGTCCACGCCCGGAACGCCCGTTCTTCGTCGACCAGTTCTCCGCCGACTATCCGGACTATGCGATGCGCCACCGGGTGCCAGTCGGCCTGACCGGCCTGGCCCAGGTCAGCGGCCTGCGCGGCGACACGCCGATCTCCGACCGCGCCCGGTTCGACAACTACTACATCGAGAACTGGTCTCTCTGGCTCGACGTGAAGGTGGTCATCCGGACGCTGTCCGAGGTCTTCCGGGCCCGTGGCCGCTAG
- a CDS encoding LCP family protein — MSSRPPHADPDSTAVISPVPTDGSDGPDKPGDPPVRHGRRRRWRRVLVIVLAAVLLLVGGGALAATLYVRSVDGDIERIEAFDAVPEAARPPKVEAAKDALNFLVLGSDSRDPANASGSRSDTIILLHLTKDRSSAQMVSIPRDTWLHVPPTKDGKRGDADAKINAAFAWGGVPLMVQTVESYTKVRIDHVAMVDFAGFKEIVDALGGVEIDVEESFTSTHSLNPDSIRHFRKGPQTMDGAAALDYARERFAFKDGDFARIRHQQQVIKAILNKASSGGILTNPGRLNGFLRATADAVAVDGTLNLFDMAMELRHLRSDNLSFFTSPSKGTGMVGDQSVVLPDPTKARELFDAVRRDDVAALTKAGG; from the coding sequence ATGTCCAGTCGCCCGCCCCACGCCGACCCCGACTCGACCGCGGTGATCAGCCCGGTCCCCACCGACGGTTCGGACGGTCCGGACAAGCCGGGCGACCCGCCGGTGCGGCACGGCCGGCGGCGCCGTTGGCGGCGCGTCCTCGTGATCGTGCTCGCGGCCGTGCTGCTGCTGGTCGGCGGCGGTGCGCTCGCGGCGACGCTCTACGTGCGGTCGGTCGACGGCGACATCGAGCGCATCGAGGCCTTCGACGCGGTGCCCGAGGCGGCCCGTCCGCCGAAGGTCGAGGCGGCCAAGGACGCGTTGAACTTCCTCGTGCTCGGCAGCGACTCGCGCGACCCGGCCAACGCGTCGGGCTCCCGCAGCGACACCATCATCCTGCTGCACCTGACGAAGGACCGGTCCAGTGCGCAGATGGTGTCGATCCCGCGTGACACCTGGCTGCACGTGCCGCCCACCAAGGACGGCAAGCGCGGCGACGCCGACGCCAAGATCAACGCGGCGTTCGCCTGGGGCGGCGTCCCGTTGATGGTGCAGACGGTCGAGAGTTACACGAAGGTGCGCATCGACCACGTCGCCATGGTCGACTTCGCGGGCTTCAAGGAGATCGTCGACGCGCTGGGCGGCGTCGAGATCGACGTCGAGGAGTCCTTCACCTCGACCCACTCACTCAATCCCGACAGCATCCGGCATTTCCGCAAGGGTCCCCAGACGATGGACGGGGCGGCGGCGCTCGACTACGCCCGCGAGCGGTTCGCCTTCAAGGACGGCGACTTCGCCCGCATCCGCCACCAGCAGCAGGTCATCAAGGCGATTCTCAACAAGGCGTCGTCGGGTGGCATCCTGACCAACCCGGGCCGGCTCAACGGGTTTCTGCGCGCCACGGCCGACGCCGTGGCCGTCGACGGCACGCTGAACCTGTTCGACATGGCGATGGAGCTGCGCCACCTGCGCAGCGACAACCTGTCGTTCTTCACGAGCCCGTCCAAGGGCACCGGCATGGTCGGCGACCAGAGCGTCGTGCTCCCCGACCCGACCAAGGCCAGGGAGCTGTTCGATGCGGTCCGGCGCGACGACGTCGCGGCGCTGACCAAAGCCGGCGGCTGA
- a CDS encoding glycosyl hydrolase family 28-related protein has product MRNAWDPRRLVDSPRLAALRRLPGIRRIPGIRELPHLPGLNSPPNVDDLRLDDLRLPGEDAAVIARRRALTRIGAMVVGAGVVGVGAGAYGKSLAPDDAPTVDAREVGATGDGETDDTEQLQKAIDAVREDGGLVYLPPGTYVTRKLTLYSRVHLRGAGGDATTLRLAPGANSAILESHRFDEETAARSDGGITMFSVRDLALDGNKQHNERGWGLRIYGYGFLVADVITFNCRDDGVFSDWGTAGDLPSPSHQMEARLTGVRSHDNGGHGFHFTGPHDSMLLDCLSFKNAGTGFRMAGAALGTLMVNCHAWGIGQTVSFELAANGIGCMNCFADLSGGVGVRISRNDCRWLGGLVLGHNHPGPGTEIGIQFAPGSRPEEPAGSAIDTKIMNCGTAAVDFGAERGMSSIKALLAQPGVLDASGSIVAGSGLGWLGRPSPTTQVELTSGIGDVTRNLVIRPSFELRSEGVPPRPSAAAVRMFVRTVDGRTQLCARFPDGSITVLGSEG; this is encoded by the coding sequence GTGAGGAACGCCTGGGACCCGCGCCGCCTCGTCGACTCCCCCCGACTCGCCGCGCTCCGCCGGCTGCCGGGCATCCGGCGCATTCCCGGCATTCGAGAGCTGCCGCACCTGCCGGGACTCAACTCTCCGCCCAACGTGGACGATCTGCGCCTCGACGACCTTCGGCTGCCCGGTGAGGACGCGGCCGTCATCGCCCGTCGCCGTGCGCTGACCCGGATCGGCGCCATGGTGGTCGGCGCCGGTGTGGTCGGCGTGGGCGCGGGCGCCTACGGCAAGAGCCTGGCCCCCGACGACGCCCCGACCGTCGACGCGCGGGAGGTGGGCGCGACCGGCGACGGCGAGACCGACGACACCGAGCAGCTGCAGAAGGCGATCGACGCCGTCCGGGAGGACGGTGGCCTGGTGTATCTGCCGCCGGGCACCTACGTGACCCGCAAACTGACGCTCTATTCGCGCGTGCACCTGCGCGGCGCCGGCGGCGACGCGACCACGCTGCGGCTGGCGCCGGGCGCCAACTCGGCGATCCTCGAGTCGCACAGGTTCGACGAGGAGACCGCGGCCCGCTCCGACGGCGGCATCACGATGTTCAGCGTCCGCGACCTCGCGCTCGACGGCAACAAGCAGCACAACGAGCGCGGCTGGGGCCTGCGGATCTACGGGTACGGCTTCCTGGTGGCCGACGTCATCACCTTCAATTGTCGCGACGACGGGGTGTTCAGCGACTGGGGCACCGCGGGCGACCTGCCGTCCCCCTCGCACCAGATGGAGGCCCGGCTGACCGGCGTGCGGTCACACGACAACGGCGGGCACGGCTTCCACTTCACCGGGCCGCACGACTCGATGCTGCTCGACTGCCTGTCCTTCAAGAACGCCGGCACCGGCTTCCGGATGGCAGGCGCCGCGCTGGGCACGCTGATGGTCAACTGTCACGCCTGGGGCATCGGCCAGACCGTATCGTTCGAGCTCGCGGCCAACGGCATCGGCTGCATGAACTGCTTCGCCGACCTGTCCGGCGGCGTCGGCGTCCGGATCAGCCGCAACGACTGCCGGTGGCTTGGGGGCCTCGTGCTGGGCCACAACCACCCCGGGCCCGGCACCGAGATCGGCATCCAGTTCGCACCGGGCTCGCGACCCGAGGAGCCGGCCGGCAGCGCCATCGACACCAAGATCATGAATTGTGGCACCGCGGCGGTCGACTTCGGCGCCGAACGCGGCATGTCGTCGATAAAGGCGTTGCTCGCCCAGCCCGGGGTGCTCGACGCCAGCGGGTCCATCGTGGCCGGCAGCGGGCTCGGCTGGCTCGGCCGGCCCTCCCCCACGACGCAGGTCGAGCTCACCAGCGGGATCGGCGACGTGACCCGCAACCTGGTGATCCGGCCGTCGTTCGAACTGCGCTCCGAGGGGGTGCCGCCCAGGCCGTCCGCCGCGGCCGTGCGGATGTTCGTGCGGACGGTGGACGGCCGCACCCAGTTGTGCGCGCGTTTCCCCGACGGGTCGATCACCGTGCTCGGCAGCGAGGGCTGA
- a CDS encoding glycosyltransferase family 4 protein: MRIAMVHSSFAVRGGAESYLRNLTAALRARGHEVRVFCRDVPGGEPADQRVRERLSTRFGARLPRLARKALVHLGDLVDPTGMGPRDLRAFAPDVVHVHNWQELGVLPVARIAAAYPTCHSVHDHAICDPNNGRANLGRSRALDALLGLRSRWIVRRLRRVTLLFAADRVRAEVRRCAPAATGQLLPLAVPLDWHRRGWPAARPDVFLFVGALTVHKGVDLLLDAWAAGAPGTLLIAGDGPLRDAVERAATATPALRYLGFVDGEAKRAAFAQAGWLVFPSRGAETYGLVCAEALMAGRPIIASASATPPMAADTSMLVFHDPAELAGLLKTAAAMSPAEHGAFSASAAADGRRLDWDDHVDGVLRAYESVRG, encoded by the coding sequence ATGAGGATCGCGATGGTGCACTCGTCGTTCGCCGTCCGCGGCGGCGCCGAGAGCTACCTGCGGAACCTGACGGCGGCGCTGCGGGCGCGGGGGCACGAGGTGCGGGTGTTCTGCCGCGACGTTCCCGGTGGCGAGCCGGCCGACCAACGCGTGCGGGAGCGTCTGTCGACCAGGTTCGGCGCCCGGCTGCCGCGACTGGCGCGCAAGGCCCTCGTACACCTGGGCGACCTGGTCGATCCGACCGGCATGGGCCCGCGCGACCTGCGGGCGTTCGCACCTGACGTCGTGCACGTGCACAACTGGCAGGAGCTCGGCGTGCTGCCGGTGGCGCGGATCGCGGCCGCCTATCCGACCTGTCATTCCGTGCACGACCACGCCATCTGCGATCCCAACAACGGCCGGGCCAACCTGGGCCGGTCGCGCGCTCTCGACGCGCTGCTCGGCCTGCGCTCCCGCTGGATCGTCCGCCGGCTGCGCCGGGTCACCCTCCTGTTCGCGGCCGACCGCGTCCGGGCAGAGGTGCGGCGCTGCGCACCGGCCGCGACCGGCCAACTGCTGCCGCTCGCCGTGCCGCTCGACTGGCACCGGCGCGGCTGGCCGGCGGCCCGGCCCGACGTGTTCCTCTTCGTCGGCGCGTTGACCGTCCACAAAGGTGTCGACCTGCTGCTCGACGCGTGGGCCGCGGGAGCGCCGGGCACGCTGTTGATCGCCGGCGACGGCCCGTTGCGTGACGCGGTCGAACGGGCCGCGACGGCCACGCCCGCGCTGCGCTACCTTGGCTTCGTCGACGGCGAGGCCAAGCGTGCGGCGTTCGCGCAGGCGGGGTGGCTCGTGTTCCCGAGCCGGGGCGCCGAGACCTACGGGCTGGTCTGCGCGGAGGCGCTGATGGCCGGGCGGCCGATCATCGCGAGCGCCTCGGCCACGCCCCCGATGGCCGCCGACACTTCGATGCTGGTCTTCCACGACCCCGCCGAGCTGGCCGGCCTGCTCAAAACGGCGGCGGCCATGTCGCCGGCCGAACACGGCGCGTTCTCGGCCTCGGCGGCCGCCGACGGACGGCGGCTCGACTGGGACGACCACGTCGACGGAGTGTTGCGGGCCTACGAGTCGGTGCGCGGATGA
- a CDS encoding glycosyltransferase yields MTTVVDCSGVGPGGITRVLTAVVRHWPNGRQLTLVAVPAGWEPPAGTTAAVSVRSRQNGGRERTIAAATAALRRETAGAGRVLSLSPSLAIVGSRAPVTTIVHDLAFRLWPRGLGAAQLHYRRVSYGTAIARSARLLCVSARTLHDLSGLYDETAARADVWHPGSDYECAPGPSPVSGRYLLVAGHAPHKGVELAIEALPDLPGYTLAVLTGGTPVASFADAARRSAAADRVLFLDRLDDAAYVATVAGAAAFLMPSHFEGYGLPAAEALALGTPTVISPDPALLEATGGAAVRMTTWSAPALAAATTAALTGPRPAPRPGRSWRDATAELVALLDGEPAEAGR; encoded by the coding sequence ATGACCACCGTCGTCGACTGCAGCGGCGTCGGGCCGGGCGGGATCACTCGCGTGCTGACCGCGGTCGTCCGCCACTGGCCGAACGGTCGGCAGCTGACCCTGGTCGCCGTGCCGGCTGGCTGGGAGCCGCCCGCCGGCACGACCGCCGCCGTATCCGTCCGCAGTCGACAGAACGGTGGACGGGAGCGCACGATCGCCGCCGCGACCGCCGCGCTGCGGCGTGAGACGGCCGGCGCCGGCCGGGTGCTGTCGCTGAGCCCGAGCCTCGCCATCGTGGGTAGCCGGGCCCCGGTCACGACCATCGTGCACGACCTGGCCTTCCGGTTGTGGCCGCGCGGCCTTGGCGCCGCCCAGCTGCACTACCGGCGGGTCAGCTACGGCACCGCGATCGCCCGCTCCGCGCGCCTGCTCTGCGTGAGCGCGCGTACGCTGCACGACCTCTCTGGTCTCTATGACGAAACCGCCGCGCGCGCCGACGTCTGGCACCCCGGCAGCGACTACGAGTGCGCACCGGGCCCGTCCCCCGTGAGCGGCCGCTATCTGCTGGTCGCGGGCCACGCCCCGCACAAGGGCGTCGAGCTCGCCATCGAGGCGCTGCCCGACCTGCCCGGCTACACCCTCGCGGTGCTGACCGGCGGCACTCCGGTCGCGAGCTTCGCCGACGCGGCCCGGCGGTCTGCGGCCGCCGACCGCGTCCTGTTCCTCGACCGCCTCGACGACGCCGCCTACGTGGCCACCGTGGCCGGCGCGGCCGCGTTCCTCATGCCCAGCCATTTCGAGGGGTACGGATTGCCGGCGGCTGAGGCACTGGCACTCGGCACACCGACCGTGATCTCGCCGGACCCGGCGCTGCTGGAGGCGACCGGCGGCGCCGCCGTCCGGATGACCACCTGGTCCGCGCCGGCGCTGGCCGCCGCGACCACCGCCGCGCTGACCGGGCCCCGGCCTGCGCCCCGGCCTGGGCGCTCCTGGCGTGACGCCACCGCCGAGCTGGTCGCCCTGCTCGACGGCGAGCCGGCCGAGGCCGGCCGATGA
- a CDS encoding glycosyltransferase has product MRSPLLAGRRVAVVHEWFSAHGGSEDVFLAIAGLVPHATRYVLWAEPDAPIDGLALRQSWLARTPLRRSKALALPLMPLAWRTLGRPAPDVVISSSHAFAHTVKLGEPDATRHLSYVHSPARYLWSPAFDGRGANPVLALPRRVLQGVDRRASRHVHAYAANSAEVRARIQRYWRRDATVVHPPVDTDFFAAAAPEGPAGDRDYLLGVGRWIPYKNFALIIEIAARAGLPLVIAGGGPEEVALRRSAQAAPTPVHFEHRPTRERLRALYQGARALLFPAHEDFGIVPVEAQAAGTPVVGLRRGGLCETVVDGETGFLVDSLDPAAYRAALARLPELDTDRIRRHAAGFATTRFQERMAGWVADATR; this is encoded by the coding sequence GTGCGATCGCCGCTGCTGGCCGGGCGGCGGGTGGCGGTCGTGCACGAGTGGTTCAGCGCGCACGGCGGCTCCGAGGACGTCTTCCTCGCGATCGCCGGCCTGGTGCCGCACGCCACCCGCTACGTGCTGTGGGCCGAACCCGACGCGCCGATCGACGGGCTGGCGCTGCGGCAGTCCTGGCTCGCCCGCACGCCGCTGCGCAGATCGAAGGCGCTGGCCCTGCCGCTGATGCCGCTGGCCTGGCGCACGCTGGGCCGGCCGGCGCCCGACGTGGTCATCTCATCGAGCCATGCGTTCGCCCACACCGTCAAGCTCGGCGAACCCGATGCCACGAGGCACCTGAGCTATGTGCACTCCCCCGCGCGCTACCTGTGGAGCCCGGCGTTCGACGGCCGCGGCGCCAACCCGGTGCTCGCGCTGCCCCGCCGCGTGTTGCAGGGCGTCGACCGGCGGGCCAGCCGGCACGTGCACGCCTACGCGGCCAACTCCGCCGAGGTCCGGGCCCGGATCCAGCGTTACTGGCGGCGCGACGCCACCGTCGTGCACCCGCCGGTCGACACCGACTTCTTCGCCGCCGCGGCGCCCGAGGGGCCGGCCGGTGACCGGGACTATCTGCTCGGCGTCGGGCGCTGGATCCCCTACAAGAACTTCGCCCTGATCATCGAGATCGCCGCACGGGCCGGACTGCCGCTGGTGATCGCCGGCGGCGGGCCGGAGGAGGTCGCGCTGCGCCGGTCGGCGCAGGCCGCGCCGACCCCGGTCCATTTCGAGCACCGGCCCACCCGCGAGCGGCTCCGCGCGCTCTACCAGGGCGCCCGGGCGCTGCTGTTCCCCGCCCACGAGGACTTCGGCATCGTGCCGGTCGAGGCGCAGGCGGCGGGCACGCCGGTGGTGGGCCTGCGTCGCGGCGGCCTGTGCGAGACGGTCGTCGACGGCGAGACCGGCTTCCTCGTCGACTCGCTCGACCCGGCCGCCTACCGCGCCGCGCTCGCGCGCCTGCCGGAGTTGGACACCGACCGGATCCGCCGGCACGCCGCCGGTTTCGCGACCACCCGGTTCCAGGAGCGGATGGCGGGGTGGGTGGCCGATGCGACCCGTTAA
- a CDS encoding sensor domain-containing diguanylate cyclase encodes MAGPAESLHIQQLVELLAVVSSSADEATAVQNAVERSAQALEAEVAAAVVDGKVVASIGFPPGAVPQAEILAMTRRPRSTLYVPGLGGCPAVTASWGGSHPGHLVLARWGASFEVEEQNLVRGMARVLELTLTMLRTLVAEHAIRESLQERQRLLEHLSAIQRAISHREDLQHILDTITDGARDLLGDEIGLLWLREEPDSGRVRLAAAAGTRPVNPADRPVADLSAASTAGEALVAERVAVRHGHELQSRMLRLLGPRTVHASMAAPVHDSGVATGALVVASCDPHRRYGPADEQTLSAFAENVSLALTDANTLVRMRQAHHDPLTGLASRGLFLEQLSQQLAIRDGDGRALAVLFLDLDRFKDINDSLGHAAGDELLTLTAGRITAQLRAGDTASRFGGDEFAVMLARVDGPHDAAAVARRIVSALAEPMRVGERWLRVGVSVGVALSGTDGHDPTELVARADLAMYEAKNRGTGGYAIYCDAVAGD; translated from the coding sequence GTGGCCGGACCCGCGGAGTCGCTGCACATCCAGCAGCTGGTGGAGCTGCTGGCCGTGGTGTCCTCCTCCGCCGACGAGGCCACCGCCGTGCAGAACGCGGTCGAGCGCTCGGCTCAGGCGCTGGAAGCGGAGGTCGCCGCCGCCGTCGTGGACGGGAAGGTGGTGGCGTCGATCGGCTTTCCGCCCGGCGCCGTTCCGCAGGCCGAGATCCTCGCGATGACCCGCCGACCGCGCTCCACATTGTACGTTCCCGGGCTGGGCGGCTGTCCCGCGGTCACCGCGTCCTGGGGCGGCAGCCACCCGGGACACCTGGTGCTGGCCCGGTGGGGCGCGTCGTTCGAGGTCGAGGAGCAGAACCTCGTCCGCGGAATGGCCCGGGTGCTGGAGCTGACGCTGACGATGCTGCGGACGCTGGTCGCCGAACACGCCATCCGCGAGTCGTTGCAGGAACGGCAGCGGCTGCTGGAGCATCTGTCCGCGATCCAGCGCGCCATCTCCCACCGCGAGGACCTCCAGCACATCCTGGACACCATCACCGACGGCGCGCGTGACCTGCTCGGCGACGAGATCGGGCTGCTGTGGCTGCGCGAGGAGCCCGACTCGGGCCGGGTCCGCCTGGCGGCCGCCGCCGGCACGCGGCCCGTCAACCCGGCCGACCGTCCCGTGGCCGACCTCTCCGCCGCGTCCACCGCGGGCGAAGCGCTGGTCGCCGAGCGGGTGGCGGTGCGGCACGGCCACGAGCTCCAGTCCCGGATGCTCCGGCTGCTCGGCCCCCGCACCGTCCACGCGTCGATGGCCGCCCCCGTGCACGACAGCGGAGTGGCCACCGGCGCCCTGGTCGTGGCGTCCTGCGACCCGCACCGCAGGTACGGCCCCGCCGACGAACAGACGCTGAGCGCTTTCGCGGAGAACGTCAGTCTGGCCCTCACCGACGCCAACACGCTCGTGCGCATGCGCCAGGCGCACCACGACCCCCTGACCGGCCTGGCCAGCCGCGGGCTGTTTCTCGAGCAGTTGTCGCAGCAGCTGGCGATCAGGGACGGCGACGGCCGCGCGCTGGCGGTGTTGTTCCTCGACCTCGACCGGTTCAAGGACATCAACGACTCACTCGGGCACGCCGCGGGCGACGAACTGCTCACCCTGACCGCGGGCCGGATCACCGCGCAGCTGCGCGCGGGCGACACGGCGTCGCGCTTCGGCGGTGACGAGTTCGCGGTGATGCTGGCCCGGGTCGATGGTCCGCACGACGCCGCCGCCGTCGCACGGCGCATCGTGAGCGCCCTGGCCGAGCCGATGCGGGTCGGCGAACGGTGGCTGCGGGTCGGTGTCAGCGTGGGCGTCGCGTTGAGCGGCACGGACGGCCATGACCCCACCGAGCTCGTCGCCCGCGCCGACCTCGCCATGTACGAGGCCAAGAACCGCGGCACCGGGGGTTACGCGATCTACTGCGACGCCGTCGCCGGCGACTGA